In Curtobacterium sp. L6-1, a genomic segment contains:
- a CDS encoding aminoglycoside 3'-phosphotransferase, whose protein sequence is MTDDLAGRGGRPDGPVGVPDAVLRLAAGRVLEPVWVNSAGGRTFRLGPSPDVDRHRAPAAAPTVGVDDATGYVKWVSPRYATWVADEVARLRWAGRWLSVPEVVEHGADRSGAWMVTRPLPGWSAIDDRWRGDPRAAVIAVGEGLRAVHETLPVSTCPFVWSTDDRLDRARAAGVDVEAIGPAPEVDRLVVCHGDACTPNTLMGDDGRWLGHVDLGALGVADRWADLAVASMSLGWNHGPGWDALFHEAYGIAQDHERTAWYRALWELDVDDVDDPRRAAGDAGGTD, encoded by the coding sequence GTGACCGACGACCTGGCGGGGCGGGGCGGGCGTCCGGACGGACCGGTGGGCGTGCCGGACGCCGTGCTGCGACTGGCGGCCGGTCGCGTCCTCGAACCGGTGTGGGTCAACTCGGCAGGCGGCCGGACCTTCCGGCTCGGCCCGTCTCCCGATGTGGACCGGCACCGGGCACCCGCAGCAGCACCGACTGTCGGTGTTGACGACGCCACCGGGTACGTGAAGTGGGTGTCGCCCCGGTACGCGACGTGGGTCGCCGACGAGGTGGCGCGACTCCGCTGGGCCGGCCGGTGGCTGAGCGTCCCCGAGGTTGTCGAGCACGGCGCCGACCGGTCCGGTGCCTGGATGGTGACGCGGCCGCTGCCTGGCTGGAGTGCGATCGACGACCGGTGGCGGGGCGACCCGCGGGCGGCGGTGATCGCCGTCGGCGAGGGGCTGCGGGCGGTGCACGAGACGCTGCCGGTGTCGACGTGCCCGTTCGTGTGGTCGACGGACGACCGCCTGGACCGTGCGCGGGCGGCCGGCGTGGACGTCGAGGCAATCGGCCCGGCTCCCGAGGTGGACCGGCTGGTCGTCTGCCACGGGGACGCCTGCACGCCGAACACCCTGATGGGTGACGACGGCCGGTGGCTCGGGCACGTGGACCTGGGAGCGCTCGGCGTCGCGGACCGCTGGGCCGACCTCGCGGTGGCGTCGATGAGCCTCGGGTGGAACCACGGCCCGGGGTGGGACGCCCTGTTCCACGAGGCGTACGGCATCGCCCAGGACCACGAGCGGACCGCCTGGTACCGCGCGCTCTGGGAGCTCGACGTCGACGACGTGGACGACCCGCGCCGCGCTGCAGGCGACGCGGGCGGGACGGACTAG
- a CDS encoding aldo/keto reductase, with protein MPRIGTSDLTVFPLALGGNVFGWTADESTSFRVLDAYTGAGGDFIDSADVYSAWALGNSGGESETVIGSWFRASGKRDDVTIATKVSQHPEFSGLSAETVAAAARASLQRLGTDRIDLYYAHFDDQDTPLEETVRAFDQLVREGLVRHTAISNYSAERAAEWIRIAREHDLAVPVAIQPHYNLVTREPYESSIAPLAAREHLGVVPYFALAAGFLTGKYRSAEDFAGKDREGQVSGYFSDQGLAVVDALAEIASAHSVEIATVALAWLQAQPDVVAPIASARNTEQLPALLASADLELHADELQTLTDVSAAVPAS; from the coding sequence ATGCCCCGCATCGGCACCAGCGACCTCACCGTGTTCCCCCTCGCCCTCGGCGGCAACGTCTTCGGGTGGACGGCCGACGAGAGCACCTCGTTCCGCGTCCTCGACGCCTACACCGGCGCCGGCGGCGACTTCATCGACTCGGCCGACGTCTACTCCGCCTGGGCGCTCGGCAACTCGGGTGGCGAGTCCGAGACGGTCATCGGTTCGTGGTTCCGCGCCTCCGGCAAGCGCGACGACGTCACCATCGCGACGAAGGTCTCGCAGCACCCGGAGTTCTCCGGCCTCTCCGCCGAGACCGTGGCCGCCGCGGCACGGGCGAGCCTGCAGCGCCTGGGCACCGACCGGATCGACCTGTACTACGCCCACTTCGACGACCAGGACACCCCGCTCGAGGAGACCGTCCGCGCGTTCGACCAGCTCGTCCGCGAGGGGCTCGTCCGCCACACCGCGATCTCGAACTACTCGGCGGAGCGTGCGGCGGAGTGGATCCGGATCGCCCGCGAGCACGACCTCGCGGTGCCGGTCGCGATCCAGCCGCACTACAACCTCGTCACGCGCGAGCCCTACGAGTCGTCGATCGCGCCCCTCGCCGCACGGGAGCACCTCGGCGTCGTGCCGTACTTCGCGCTCGCGGCGGGCTTCCTGACCGGCAAGTACCGCTCGGCCGAGGACTTCGCGGGCAAGGACCGCGAGGGCCAGGTGTCCGGCTACTTCTCCGACCAGGGTCTCGCCGTCGTCGACGCCCTCGCCGAGATCGCGTCGGCGCACTCGGTCGAGATCGCCACGGTCGCCCTCGCCTGGCTGCAGGCACAGCCCGACGTGGTCGCCCCGATCGCCTCCGCCCGCAACACCGAGCAGCTCCCCGCCCTGCTCGCCTCGGCCGACCTCGAGCTGCACGCGGACGAACTGCAGACGCTCACCGACGTGTCGGCCGCGGTACCGGCCTCCTGA
- a CDS encoding M23 family metallopeptidase encodes MSRSVVTAPRPRSASTARRRMLATGLAIAGLIGTLVLDAPAAQAATYPSWDDVVAARGKESAKQSQIVEIRGLISGLADDAEAARAEAERLGAEFEAAQRRALRAAEKEQALRKDAEDHAEVAEASAAQAGRFAAQMARSGGADVTTSVITGGEDARDLLYDLGALSKLSEQAERVETAATTDASVARSLTNQADRAALELKDLAQAAQDRMGEAQAASDRAQAAYDEQETNKSRLEAQLASLVSGRATTEAQYEMGERIRKAEEERRRRALEAELARQAQQQREAAAAAAAANQGGGGGGSAPAAPSTGGSAPGAGSGSGWVRPAGGWITSGYGVRVNPVSGVVRMHDGIDLGSGCSTAIVAASSGTVDYVGPYGGYGNYVRIDHGNGVKTAYGHIVNGGFRVSPGQQVAAGTLIALVGSTGNSTGCHLHFETHVGGGTVDPVSFMGARGVGF; translated from the coding sequence ATGTCTCGCTCCGTGGTCACCGCTCCCCGTCCCCGCTCCGCGTCGACGGCCCGACGTCGCATGCTCGCCACCGGGCTGGCGATCGCCGGTCTGATCGGCACGCTCGTCCTCGACGCGCCCGCCGCCCAGGCCGCCACGTACCCCTCGTGGGACGACGTGGTCGCGGCGCGCGGCAAGGAGTCCGCCAAGCAGTCGCAGATCGTCGAGATCCGCGGGCTCATCTCCGGCCTGGCCGACGACGCCGAGGCCGCCCGGGCCGAGGCCGAACGTCTCGGCGCCGAGTTCGAGGCCGCGCAGCGCCGTGCCCTGCGTGCCGCCGAGAAGGAACAGGCCCTGCGCAAGGACGCCGAGGACCACGCCGAGGTGGCCGAGGCGAGCGCGGCCCAGGCCGGCCGGTTCGCCGCGCAGATGGCCCGCTCCGGCGGCGCCGACGTCACCACGAGCGTGATCACCGGCGGCGAGGACGCCCGTGACCTGCTCTACGACCTCGGTGCCCTGAGCAAGCTGTCCGAGCAGGCCGAGCGCGTCGAGACGGCGGCCACGACCGACGCCTCCGTCGCCCGGTCGCTCACGAACCAGGCGGACCGCGCGGCACTCGAGCTGAAGGACCTCGCGCAGGCCGCCCAGGACCGGATGGGCGAGGCGCAGGCCGCGTCCGACCGCGCGCAGGCCGCGTACGACGAGCAGGAGACCAACAAGTCCCGACTCGAGGCGCAGCTCGCCTCGCTGGTGTCGGGCCGCGCGACGACCGAGGCCCAGTACGAGATGGGCGAGCGGATCCGCAAGGCCGAGGAGGAACGCCGACGACGGGCGCTCGAGGCCGAACTGGCACGGCAGGCGCAGCAGCAGCGGGAGGCCGCAGCCGCAGCCGCAGCCGCGAACCAGGGCGGTGGCGGCGGCGGGAGCGCCCCGGCGGCGCCCAGCACCGGTGGATCCGCCCCGGGGGCCGGGTCCGGCTCCGGCTGGGTCCGTCCGGCGGGCGGGTGGATCACCAGCGGCTACGGCGTCCGCGTCAACCCGGTGTCCGGCGTGGTCCGGATGCACGACGGCATCGACCTCGGCAGCGGGTGCTCGACGGCAATCGTCGCCGCGTCCTCGGGCACGGTCGACTACGTCGGCCCCTACGGCGGGTACGGCAACTACGTCCGCATCGACCACGGCAACGGCGTGAAGACCGCCTACGGCCACATCGTCAACGGCGGGTTCCGGGTCTCGCCCGGCCAGCAGGTTGCCGCGGGCACGCTCATCGCCCTCGTCGGGTCGACCGGCAACTCGACGGGCTGCCACCTGCACTTCGAGACCCACGTCGGCGGCGGGACCGTCGACCCGGTGTCCTTCATGGGCGCACGGGGCGTCGGCTTCTAG
- a CDS encoding CPBP family intramembrane glutamic endopeptidase yields the protein MGPWYGRHWYNREVTVDQPTASRRRRWWPVPPSLLVGIAPLVVFAVVSIVRSRPSDDYPSLGRTVDSVVHDLVVPEAIVAGVLALVVTGLGWWRIATVDPSRGRPRWTMVAPLLVVGICIARLPLVDWGGKSVRYFLLLTVGVLLVGVFEELMTRGVLLVGLRRRLSETWVWALSCVLFGLLHFVNVLAGAPVATTVVQVVFAASFGSTLYLARRLTGNLLAPVLLHAFWDFGAIAVSASGPGSVDFFLVGLLGLASFAVLLLGIVAGGLVAWRDDRPRRLRRRWRAVPPLEPVAARGVEAGLPAGVA from the coding sequence ATGGGCCCATGGTACGGCCGGCACTGGTACAACCGTGAGGTGACCGTCGACCAGCCCACCGCCTCCCGTCGTCGTCGGTGGTGGCCGGTCCCGCCGTCGCTGCTCGTCGGCATCGCCCCGCTGGTCGTGTTCGCGGTCGTGAGCATCGTGCGCTCCAGGCCGAGCGACGACTACCCGTCCCTCGGCCGCACGGTCGACAGCGTCGTGCACGACCTCGTCGTGCCCGAGGCGATCGTCGCCGGCGTCCTGGCCCTCGTCGTCACCGGACTGGGCTGGTGGCGGATCGCGACCGTCGACCCGTCCCGCGGCCGACCGCGCTGGACGATGGTCGCGCCGCTGCTCGTCGTCGGCATCTGCATCGCACGGCTGCCGCTCGTGGACTGGGGCGGCAAGAGCGTGCGGTACTTCCTGCTGCTCACCGTGGGGGTGCTGCTGGTCGGCGTCTTCGAGGAGCTCATGACCCGCGGCGTGCTGCTCGTCGGACTCCGTCGGCGCCTGTCCGAGACCTGGGTGTGGGCGCTCTCCTGCGTGCTCTTCGGCCTGCTGCACTTCGTCAACGTCCTGGCCGGCGCCCCGGTCGCCACGACCGTGGTGCAGGTGGTGTTCGCCGCGTCGTTCGGGTCGACGCTGTACCTGGCCCGACGCCTGACCGGCAACCTGCTCGCCCCCGTGCTGCTGCACGCCTTCTGGGACTTCGGGGCGATCGCCGTCAGCGCCTCCGGCCCGGGGTCGGTCGACTTCTTCCTGGTCGGGCTGCTCGGGCTCGCCTCGTTCGCGGTGCTCCTGCTCGGCATCGTCGCCGGCGGCCTGGTCGCCTGGCGGGACGACCGGCCACGGCGCCTGCGCCGCCGGTGGCGGGCGGTACCGCCCCTGGAGCCGGTCGCGGCGCGCGGTGTGGAGGCGGGCCTCCCGGCCGGGGTGGCCTAG
- a CDS encoding HAD-IIB family hydrolase, with protein MSAPRLVAFDLDDTLAPSKSPLDPRMLETFASLLEVVPVAVISGGNFQQFEQQLVTPLRKRDGLLLDELHLMPTCGTRYYRWEAGDWVLQYAEDLTDDEKARALATVEAQAKAAGYWEAEPWGDILEDRGSQITFSALGQTAPVDVKKQWDPTGAKKDDLRRRVQAELPDLEVRSGGSTSIDITRKGIDKAYGMQRLAEITGIALDDVLFVGDRLDPEGNDYPVKALGVPTHAVEGWEDTDVFLRALVPTLRTA; from the coding sequence ATGTCCGCACCTCGCCTCGTCGCCTTCGACCTCGACGACACGCTCGCCCCGTCGAAGTCGCCGCTCGACCCCCGCATGCTCGAGACCTTCGCGTCCCTGCTCGAGGTCGTCCCCGTGGCCGTCATCAGCGGCGGCAACTTCCAACAGTTCGAGCAGCAGCTCGTCACCCCGCTCCGGAAGCGCGACGGGCTGCTCCTCGACGAGCTGCACCTCATGCCGACCTGCGGCACCCGCTACTACCGCTGGGAGGCCGGCGACTGGGTCCTGCAGTACGCCGAGGACCTCACCGACGACGAGAAGGCCCGCGCCCTCGCCACGGTCGAGGCGCAGGCGAAGGCCGCCGGCTACTGGGAGGCCGAGCCCTGGGGCGACATCCTCGAGGACCGCGGCTCGCAGATCACGTTCTCCGCACTGGGCCAGACGGCTCCGGTGGACGTAAAGAAGCAGTGGGACCCCACGGGCGCGAAGAAGGACGACCTCCGCCGCCGGGTGCAGGCCGAGCTGCCCGACCTCGAGGTGCGCTCCGGCGGGTCCACGAGCATCGACATCACCCGCAAGGGGATCGACAAGGCGTACGGCATGCAGCGCCTGGCGGAGATCACCGGGATCGCGCTCGACGACGTGCTGTTCGTCGGCGACCGGCTCGACCCCGAGGGCAACGACTACCCGGTGAAGGCGCTCGGCGTCCCCACCCACGCGGTCGAGGGGTGGGAGGACACCGACGTGTTCCTCCGCGCGCTCGTCCCCACGCTCCGCACCGCCTGA
- a CDS encoding serine/threonine-protein kinase, with the protein MSLATDSARAETVLAGRYRLVRLIGTGGMGSVYEARDEHTYRAVAVKMFATPERMTTADRVRQEREIRLLSMLSHPGLIPLYDAGTHDFEDGPHRYIVMELIADATLLRRLAEGPLHNYEVADLGAQLADALAYVHSRGIVHRDVKPANILLSDEGASGFVRTVKLTDFGVAHFVDGSRLTNDGTIIGTAAYLSPEQVAGEPISFATDVYSLGLVLLEALTGDQEYSGTVIEAALARLRRDPQVPDSVASEWRDLLTKMTSRDPSKRPTAVAVARALRGGSTQVTGPVPLGPGREVHRREHKMHRAAHRHAKRGTFEAVRRWRRRNVIAVSITAVAVAAACVGSYVVGALH; encoded by the coding sequence ATGAGCCTGGCAACCGACAGCGCGAGGGCGGAGACCGTCCTGGCCGGACGGTACCGACTCGTCCGACTGATCGGCACCGGCGGCATGGGGTCCGTGTACGAGGCCCGCGACGAGCACACCTACCGTGCCGTCGCCGTGAAGATGTTCGCGACGCCCGAGCGGATGACCACCGCGGACCGCGTGCGCCAGGAGCGTGAGATCCGGCTGCTCAGCATGCTCTCGCACCCCGGCCTCATCCCGCTCTACGACGCCGGCACGCACGACTTCGAGGACGGCCCGCACCGCTACATCGTGATGGAGCTCATCGCCGACGCGACGCTCCTCCGCCGCCTGGCCGAGGGGCCGCTGCACAACTACGAGGTCGCGGACCTCGGTGCGCAGCTCGCCGACGCCCTGGCGTACGTGCACTCCCGCGGGATCGTGCACCGCGACGTCAAGCCCGCCAACATCCTGCTGAGCGACGAGGGCGCCTCCGGGTTCGTCCGCACCGTCAAGCTCACCGACTTCGGCGTCGCGCACTTCGTCGACGGCTCCCGGCTGACGAACGACGGCACGATCATCGGCACCGCCGCGTACCTGTCGCCGGAGCAGGTCGCCGGGGAGCCGATCAGCTTCGCGACCGACGTCTACTCGCTCGGGCTGGTGCTCCTCGAGGCGCTCACCGGCGACCAGGAGTACTCCGGCACCGTCATCGAGGCCGCCCTCGCGCGCCTCCGTCGTGACCCGCAGGTGCCGGACTCGGTCGCCTCGGAGTGGCGCGACCTGCTCACGAAGATGACCTCGCGCGACCCGTCGAAGCGGCCGACCGCGGTCGCCGTCGCACGCGCCCTGCGCGGTGGGTCGACGCAGGTGACCGGCCCGGTGCCGCTCGGCCCGGGGCGCGAGGTCCACCGCCGCGAGCACAAGATGCACCGTGCCGCGCACCGGCACGCCAAGCGCGGCACCTTCGAGGCCGTCCGGCGCTGGCGGCGCAGGAACGTCATCGCCGTGTCGATCACCGCGGTCGCGGTCGCCGCGGCGTGCGTCGGCTCGTACGTCGTCGGCGCCCTGCACTAG
- a CDS encoding DUF2945 domain-containing protein, giving the protein MRKGDEVTWNTSQGKTTGKLVEKKTKDFEFDGQSFKPTDDDPYWIIESEKSGKQAAHKESALTAK; this is encoded by the coding sequence ATGCGCAAGGGTGACGAGGTCACGTGGAACACCTCCCAGGGGAAGACGACCGGCAAGCTCGTCGAGAAGAAGACGAAGGACTTCGAGTTCGACGGTCAGTCGTTCAAGCCGACCGATGACGACCCGTACTGGATCATCGAGTCGGAGAAGTCCGGCAAGCAGGCCGCGCACAAGGAGTCCGCGCTCACCGCGAAGTAG
- the pyrE gene encoding orotate phosphoribosyltransferase yields MTHAREQLIEHIKADAVFHGDFTLTSGKQASYYIDLRKVSLDHRVAPLIGQVMTDLIADVPDVAAVGGLTMGADPIASAVLHQSAARGGTYDAFVVRKQPKDHGRGRQVEGPDVRGKRVVVLEDTSTTGGSPLAAAEALEREGAVIAAVAVVVDRDTGAKERIEAAGYPYLAAIGLADLGLSA; encoded by the coding sequence GTGACCCACGCGCGCGAGCAGTTGATCGAGCACATCAAGGCCGATGCGGTCTTCCACGGCGACTTCACGCTGACCAGCGGGAAGCAGGCGTCGTACTACATCGACCTCCGCAAGGTGAGCCTCGACCACCGCGTCGCGCCCCTCATCGGGCAGGTCATGACCGACCTCATCGCGGACGTCCCGGACGTCGCCGCGGTCGGTGGCCTGACGATGGGCGCCGACCCGATCGCCAGCGCCGTGCTCCACCAGTCCGCTGCCCGCGGCGGCACGTACGACGCGTTCGTCGTCCGCAAGCAGCCCAAGGACCACGGCCGCGGTCGCCAGGTCGAGGGCCCGGACGTCCGCGGCAAGCGCGTGGTCGTGCTCGAGGACACCTCCACCACCGGCGGGTCGCCGCTCGCCGCCGCCGAGGCGCTCGAGCGCGAGGGCGCCGTGATCGCCGCCGTCGCGGTCGTCGTCGACCGGGACACCGGCGCGAAGGAACGGATCGAGGCGGCGGGCTACCCGTACCTCGCGGCGATCGGGTTGGCCGACCTGGGGCTGTCCGCGTGA
- a CDS encoding metal-dependent transcriptional regulator — protein sequence MRLPSLSTMAEDYVKLVWKAGERDADGPGSRGMATRDIAAALHVSASTVSGNLRKLDRDGLIEHTLYRGVVLTPLGQQAAVAMVRRHRLIETFLVERLGYSWDEVHAEAEALEHAVSETFLDRVDADLGHPTHDPHGDPIPGADGVVPDSPGALLCTIDPGVCGTVGRVSDDDPALLRYFDELGVGLGTHLRVERVRDYAGVLAVSRRDAGGAEALLDLPAAAATAIWLTPDDPH from the coding sequence ATGCGCCTGCCCTCGCTCAGCACCATGGCGGAGGACTACGTCAAGCTCGTCTGGAAGGCCGGGGAGCGCGACGCCGACGGCCCGGGCTCGCGGGGCATGGCCACGCGGGACATCGCGGCTGCCCTGCACGTGTCGGCGTCGACGGTGTCCGGGAACCTCCGGAAGCTCGACCGCGACGGCCTCATCGAGCACACCCTGTACCGCGGTGTCGTCCTGACCCCGCTCGGGCAGCAGGCGGCCGTGGCGATGGTCCGACGGCACCGGCTGATCGAGACGTTCCTGGTCGAGCGGCTCGGGTACTCGTGGGACGAGGTGCACGCCGAGGCCGAGGCCCTCGAGCACGCGGTGTCCGAGACGTTCCTCGACCGGGTCGACGCGGACCTCGGGCACCCCACGCACGACCCGCACGGCGACCCGATCCCCGGCGCGGACGGCGTCGTGCCGGACTCCCCCGGTGCTCTGCTCTGCACGATCGACCCCGGCGTGTGCGGCACGGTCGGTCGGGTGTCCGACGACGACCCGGCGCTCCTCCGGTACTTCGACGAGCTCGGGGTCGGTCTCGGCACGCACCTGCGGGTCGAGCGGGTGCGGGACTACGCGGGGGTCCTCGCGGTGTCGCGGCGGGACGCGGGCGGGGCGGAGGCGCTGCTGGACCTGCCGGCCGCGGCCGCGACGGCGATCTGGCTGACGCCCGACGACCCGCACTGA
- a CDS encoding nitroreductase family protein, with translation MTTQTLSRSTDSSQPLVPLLEERWSPRSYDETATISDEQLDAVLEAARWAPSAMNLQPRRFVAARRGTAAFDAVTANLLGFNAAWAFRASALVVGILETTNEDGEPLRFAEYDLGQSLAFLTVQAHAEGLHVHQMAGIDAAGLSAAFDLPERFVPFTVTAIGTVADPSVLDEKAAAREVAPRTRMPLDEVVLVKE, from the coding sequence ATGACGACGCAGACGCTCTCCCGGTCCACCGACTCCAGCCAGCCCCTCGTGCCCCTGCTCGAGGAGCGGTGGAGCCCGCGGTCCTACGACGAGACCGCTACCATCTCCGACGAGCAGCTCGACGCCGTGCTCGAGGCCGCGCGCTGGGCTCCGTCCGCGATGAACCTGCAGCCCCGCCGCTTCGTCGCCGCCCGTCGTGGCACGGCGGCGTTCGACGCGGTGACCGCGAACCTGCTCGGCTTCAACGCCGCGTGGGCCTTCCGCGCCAGCGCCCTCGTGGTCGGCATCCTCGAGACGACGAACGAGGACGGCGAGCCGCTCCGCTTCGCCGAGTACGACCTCGGCCAGTCGCTCGCGTTCCTGACCGTGCAGGCGCACGCCGAGGGCCTGCACGTGCACCAGATGGCCGGCATCGACGCCGCGGGGCTGTCCGCCGCGTTCGACCTGCCCGAGCGGTTCGTGCCGTTCACCGTCACCGCCATCGGCACCGTGGCGGACCCGTCGGTCCTCGACGAGAAGGCCGCCGCGCGTGAGGTCGCCCCGCGCACCCGCATGCCGCTCGACGAGGTCGTGCTCGTCAAGGAGTGA
- a CDS encoding exodeoxyribonuclease III, whose amino-acid sequence MRVATWNVNSVRTRVGRVVDWLVREDVDVLGMQEIKCKPEQFPVEAFEAAGYTVEAHGLNQWNGVAFASRLPMEDVTRDFPGQPGFLKGQEGPDLPVEARAIGVTVEGVRLWSLYVPNGRELGDPHYTYKLDWLAQLADRTTEWLAAEPDLPLALMGDWNVAPLDEDVWDLRVFEGSTHVSEPERAAFRAFEERGLQDVVRPLVPTGYTYWDYKQLRFPRNEGMRIDFVMGSQAFADVTVGATIHRDERKGDAPSDHVPVSVDLDLDTVLDDDRPMIF is encoded by the coding sequence ATGCGCGTCGCGACCTGGAACGTCAACTCCGTCCGCACCCGAGTCGGTCGGGTCGTCGACTGGCTCGTGCGCGAGGACGTGGACGTCCTCGGCATGCAGGAGATCAAGTGCAAGCCCGAGCAGTTCCCGGTCGAGGCGTTCGAAGCCGCCGGCTACACGGTCGAGGCGCACGGCCTCAACCAGTGGAACGGTGTCGCCTTCGCCAGCCGCCTGCCGATGGAGGACGTCACGCGCGACTTCCCCGGTCAGCCCGGCTTCCTCAAGGGCCAGGAGGGGCCGGACCTGCCGGTCGAGGCCCGCGCGATCGGCGTCACGGTCGAGGGCGTCCGTCTCTGGAGCCTCTACGTCCCCAACGGCCGCGAGCTCGGCGACCCGCACTACACGTACAAGCTCGACTGGCTGGCGCAGCTCGCCGACCGCACGACCGAGTGGCTGGCCGCCGAGCCCGACCTGCCGCTGGCGCTGATGGGCGACTGGAACGTCGCACCGCTCGACGAGGACGTCTGGGACCTGCGGGTGTTCGAGGGGTCGACGCACGTCAGCGAGCCGGAGCGCGCGGCCTTCCGGGCGTTCGAGGAGCGGGGGCTGCAGGACGTCGTCCGTCCCCTCGTGCCCACCGGGTACACGTACTGGGACTACAAGCAGCTGCGGTTCCCCCGCAACGAGGGCATGCGCATCGACTTCGTGATGGGGTCCCAGGCGTTCGCCGACGTCACGGTCGGGGCGACGATCCACCGCGACGAGCGCAAGGGCGACGCCCCGAGCGACCACGTGCCGGTGTCCGTCGACCTGGACCTCGACACGGTCCTCGACGACGACCGTCCGATGATCTTCTGA
- a CDS encoding phosphoribosylanthranilate isomerase → MSDQRWIKICGLSTPETVDAAVDAGADAVGFVFAAGSPRTVTADTAKQLVERLPDGIDAVGVFRDQPIDEVVGIASEVGLTTLQLHGGESASDFARARDAGFFTIRAVAAQDYLGETPEQRAASDHDLLLLDAAVPGSGHLVDPATLTGTVDEAWILAGGLTPANVADLVQRLDPDGVDVSSGVESSRGVKDVARIRAFVEAVRSIP, encoded by the coding sequence ATGAGCGACCAGCGCTGGATCAAGATCTGTGGCCTCTCCACGCCGGAGACCGTGGACGCCGCCGTCGACGCCGGTGCGGACGCGGTCGGCTTCGTCTTCGCCGCGGGCAGCCCCCGCACCGTGACGGCCGACACCGCCAAGCAGCTCGTCGAGCGCCTGCCGGACGGCATCGACGCCGTCGGGGTGTTCCGCGACCAGCCGATCGACGAGGTGGTCGGCATCGCCTCCGAGGTCGGGCTCACCACCCTGCAGCTGCACGGCGGCGAGTCCGCGTCCGACTTCGCCCGTGCCCGCGACGCCGGCTTCTTCACGATCCGCGCCGTCGCCGCGCAGGACTACCTCGGTGAGACGCCCGAGCAGCGCGCCGCGTCGGACCACGACCTGCTGCTGCTCGACGCAGCCGTCCCCGGCAGCGGCCACCTCGTCGACCCCGCCACGCTGACCGGTACCGTCGACGAGGCCTGGATCCTCGCCGGCGGCCTGACGCCGGCCAACGTCGCCGACCTGGTGCAGCGGCTCGACCCGGACGGCGTCGACGTCTCCAGCGGTGTGGAGTCGTCCCGGGGCGTCAAGGACGTTGCGCGGATCCGCGCCTTCGTCGAAGCGGTCCGCAGCATCCCCTGA
- a CDS encoding AEC family transporter has translation MSGVLVGFAIIGVVIAVGYGVGRAGLLGPHAQFVMNRLAFFVLMPCLLFHTIATADVRTLFSPMLAVSAITALSVAAGTALVFGLVLRRPLTTTTVGALAASYSNANNIGLPVAVYVLGQATAVVPVIMLQLVVMAPIALTVLDAATASGGGWRRRVLGPVSNPLIIASLLGLVCSVTGVTLPDPVLEPFVLVGGAAVPVVLLSFGMSLHGAAPLRDAATRVDVLLASGIKLLVMPAVAFALARYAFVLDAEHVFVLTVLGGLPAAQNVFNYAQRYGAAVPVARDVVLLTTIGSVPVLVVVAALLHP, from the coding sequence ATGAGTGGCGTCCTGGTCGGCTTCGCGATCATCGGCGTCGTCATCGCGGTCGGCTACGGCGTCGGCCGGGCCGGACTGCTCGGGCCGCACGCCCAGTTCGTGATGAATCGGCTGGCGTTCTTCGTGCTCATGCCGTGTCTGCTGTTCCACACGATCGCGACCGCCGACGTGCGCACGCTCTTCTCGCCGATGCTGGCCGTGTCCGCGATCACCGCCCTGTCCGTCGCGGCCGGCACCGCGCTCGTGTTCGGGCTCGTGCTGCGTCGACCGCTCACCACGACGACCGTCGGTGCCCTGGCCGCCTCGTACTCGAACGCGAACAACATCGGGCTGCCCGTCGCCGTCTACGTGCTCGGGCAGGCCACCGCGGTCGTGCCGGTGATCATGCTGCAGCTGGTCGTGATGGCCCCGATCGCCCTGACCGTCCTCGACGCGGCGACGGCGTCCGGCGGCGGCTGGCGACGGCGTGTGCTCGGTCCGGTGTCGAACCCGCTCATCATCGCGTCGCTGCTCGGGCTGGTCTGCTCCGTGACCGGGGTGACCCTGCCGGACCCCGTGCTCGAGCCGTTCGTGCTCGTCGGGGGAGCGGCGGTCCCCGTCGTGCTGCTGTCGTTCGGGATGAGCCTGCACGGTGCCGCCCCGCTGCGGGACGCGGCCACCCGGGTCGACGTGCTGCTCGCGAGCGGGATCAAGCTCCTGGTCATGCCGGCGGTCGCGTTCGCGCTCGCCCGGTACGCGTTCGTCCTGGACGCCGAGCACGTGTTCGTCCTGACCGTCCTGGGTGGGTTGCCCGCGGCGCAGAACGTCTTCAACTACGCGCAGCGGTACGGGGCGGCGGTGCCGGTGGCGCGGGACGTCGTGCTGCTGACGACGATCGGGTCCGTGCCGGTGCTCGTCGTCGTCGCGGCGCTGCTGCACCCGTAG